In Sporolituus thermophilus DSM 23256, a single window of DNA contains:
- a CDS encoding helix-turn-helix domain-containing protein, with protein sequence MQVVMSDSEVMKRYRKKHGLTQEQAAKKLGLTRSMIAMIENGQRYLPANIVTKIQG encoded by the coding sequence ATGCAGGTGGTGATGAGTGATAGCGAAGTGATGAAGCGATACAGAAAAAAGCATGGATTGACTCAGGAGCAAGCAGCGAAAAAGTTAGGATTGACTAGGTCAATGATTGCTATGATTGAAAATGGACAAAGATATTTGCCTGCTAACATTGTCACAAAAATACAGGGGTGA